A region from the Mycolicibacterium phlei genome encodes:
- a CDS encoding membrane protein: protein MSTDSNGSRAATVAGLGLAGVGVSHFVKPELFESITAPAFPRDTRKFIYINGALETAIGLGLAVRKTRKLALIGALGYGAYLAVNGARNR from the coding sequence GTGTCGACTGACTCGAATGGTTCGCGTGCGGCCACTGTGGCGGGGCTGGGCCTCGCCGGCGTCGGAGTTTCGCATTTCGTGAAACCCGAACTGTTCGAATCCATCACGGCGCCGGCCTTCCCGCGCGACACCCGCAAGTTCATCTACATCAACGGCGCGCTGGAGACCGCGATCGGGCTGGGGCTGGCGGTGCGCAAGACCCGCAAGCTGGCGCTGATCGGTGCGCTCGGTTACGGCGCCTACCTGGCCGTCAACGGGGCGCGTAACCGGTAG
- the thiD gene encoding bifunctional hydroxymethylpyrimidine kinase/phosphomethylpyrimidine kinase, translating into MSYLPLPEPGATPVRVMTIAGSDSGGGAGIQADMRTFALLGVHSAVTVTAVTVQNSTGVRGFHEIPLDIVAGQIDAVVTDIGVQAAKTGMLASSEIIDTVATTWRGLGLHGTVPLVVDPVCASMHGDPLLHPSALDSLRTELFPLATLVTPNLDEVRLLVGIDVVDETTQKEAARALHALGPQWALVKGGHLRRSSHSPDLLFDGTDFYEFDATRIDTPHDHGAGDTLAAATACALAHGYSVPDAVAFAKSWVTECLRAAYPLGAGHGPVSALFRLSK; encoded by the coding sequence ATGAGCTATCTTCCGCTGCCCGAACCCGGAGCCACCCCGGTACGGGTGATGACGATCGCGGGGTCCGACTCCGGCGGGGGCGCGGGCATCCAGGCCGACATGCGCACCTTCGCACTGCTCGGCGTGCACAGCGCGGTCACGGTGACCGCCGTGACCGTGCAGAACTCGACCGGGGTGCGCGGCTTCCACGAGATACCGCTCGACATCGTCGCCGGCCAGATCGACGCCGTGGTCACCGACATCGGCGTGCAGGCCGCCAAGACCGGCATGCTGGCGTCGTCGGAGATCATCGACACCGTCGCCACCACCTGGCGCGGGCTGGGCCTGCACGGCACGGTGCCACTCGTCGTCGACCCGGTGTGCGCGTCCATGCACGGCGACCCGCTGCTGCATCCCAGCGCGCTGGATTCGCTTCGCACCGAACTGTTCCCGCTGGCGACGCTGGTGACACCGAACCTCGACGAGGTGCGGCTGCTGGTCGGCATCGACGTCGTCGACGAAACCACCCAGAAGGAGGCGGCCCGCGCCCTGCACGCGCTGGGCCCGCAGTGGGCGCTGGTCAAGGGCGGGCATCTGCGCCGCTCGTCGCACAGCCCCGATCTGCTGTTCGACGGCACCGACTTCTACGAGTTCGACGCCACCCGCATCGACACTCCCCACGACCACGGCGCCGGGGACACGCTGGCGGCGGCCACCGCCTGCGCGCTCGCCCACGGCTACTCGGTGCCCGACGCGGTCGCGTTCGCCAAGTCGTGGGTCACCGAGTGTCTGCGCGCCGCATACCCGCTGGGCGCCGGCCACGGCCCGGTGTCCGCACTGTTCCGGCTGAGCAAATGA
- a CDS encoding APC family permease has product MSTPQGPALPRRLGTVDAVVIGLGSMIGAGIFVALPPAAAAAGSGLLAGLAVAAVVAYCNATSSARLAARYPQSGGTYVYGRERLGPFWGHTAGWSFIVGKTASCAAMALTVGHYVWPQWAHGIAVATVVALTALNYAGIRKSAAATRIIVAVVLAVLAAVVVTVLGFGGPQAERLAPGGDVGGVLQAAGLLFFAFAGYARIATLGEEVRDPERTIPRAITIALVITLLVYAVVAVAVLAELGSDTLASATAPLADAVVAAGCPAVAPVVRAGAAVAAVGALLALILGVSRTTLAMARDGYLPRTLATVHPRFGSPHRAEIAVGVVVAVVAAVVDVRGAIGFSSFAVLLYYAIANASAWTLGHRVIPAVGLTGCVVLAVLLPLPSVIAGSCVVLVGALAYRLTP; this is encoded by the coding sequence GTGAGCACGCCGCAGGGCCCAGCGCTGCCCCGTCGGCTCGGCACGGTCGATGCGGTGGTGATCGGGCTGGGCTCGATGATCGGTGCGGGCATCTTCGTGGCGCTGCCGCCGGCCGCCGCGGCCGCGGGGTCGGGGCTGCTGGCCGGGTTGGCGGTCGCCGCCGTCGTCGCCTACTGCAACGCCACCTCCTCGGCGCGCCTGGCCGCCCGGTATCCGCAGTCCGGCGGCACCTACGTGTACGGCCGCGAGCGGCTCGGACCGTTCTGGGGTCACACCGCGGGCTGGAGCTTCATCGTCGGCAAGACGGCCTCGTGCGCGGCGATGGCGCTGACCGTCGGCCACTACGTGTGGCCGCAGTGGGCGCACGGGATCGCGGTGGCCACGGTGGTGGCGTTGACGGCGTTGAACTACGCGGGGATCCGAAAGTCCGCCGCGGCGACGCGGATCATCGTGGCGGTGGTGCTGGCGGTGCTGGCCGCGGTGGTGGTGACGGTGCTGGGTTTCGGCGGGCCGCAGGCCGAACGGCTGGCGCCCGGCGGCGATGTCGGCGGTGTGCTGCAGGCCGCCGGTCTGCTGTTCTTCGCGTTCGCCGGCTACGCCCGGATCGCCACGCTGGGCGAGGAGGTGCGCGATCCGGAGCGCACCATCCCCCGCGCGATCACCATCGCGCTGGTGATCACACTGCTGGTGTACGCGGTCGTCGCGGTCGCGGTGCTCGCCGAATTAGGCAGTGACACTTTGGCTTCCGCGACGGCTCCGCTGGCCGACGCCGTCGTCGCCGCCGGCTGTCCCGCGGTCGCCCCGGTGGTGCGCGCGGGTGCGGCGGTGGCCGCGGTGGGTGCGCTGCTGGCGTTGATCCTCGGGGTGTCGCGGACGACGCTGGCGATGGCGCGCGACGGGTACCTGCCGCGCACGCTGGCGACCGTGCACCCGCGGTTCGGCAGCCCACACCGCGCGGAGATCGCCGTCGGCGTCGTGGTGGCCGTGGTGGCGGCGGTGGTCGACGTGCGCGGGGCGATCGGTTTCTCGTCGTTCGCGGTACTGCTGTACTACGCGATCGCGAACGCCTCGGCGTGGACGCTCGGGCACCGGGTGATCCCCGCCGTCGGCCTCACCGGGTGCGTGGTGCTGGCGGTGCTGCTGCCACTGCCGTCGGTGATTGCGGGGAGTTGCGTGGTGCTCGTGGGCGCGCTGGCCTACCGTCTTACTCCGTGA
- a CDS encoding alpha/beta hydrolase family protein, producing MSRTTDIEQIAGVAHEPDGTPHGVVVLTHGAGGSREAPLLVRICDEWAARGWLAVRYNLPYRRRRPKGPPSGSAKADQAGVVEAIALARTLADGPVIAGGHSYGGRMTSMVAAEHTAGLDVLTLFSYPLHPPGKPERARTEHLPAITAPTVFTHGTADPFGSIDELRAAAALVGAPTEVVEITGARHDLGSKMLDVPALAVDAALRLLAG from the coding sequence ATGAGCCGCACGACCGATATCGAGCAGATCGCCGGGGTGGCCCACGAGCCCGACGGCACACCGCACGGCGTCGTCGTGCTCACCCACGGCGCAGGCGGCAGCCGGGAGGCGCCGCTGCTGGTGCGGATCTGCGACGAGTGGGCGGCGCGGGGCTGGCTGGCGGTGCGCTACAACCTGCCGTACCGGCGGCGACGGCCCAAGGGGCCGCCGTCGGGTTCGGCCAAGGCCGACCAGGCGGGCGTGGTGGAGGCGATCGCACTGGCCCGCACCCTGGCCGACGGCCCGGTGATCGCCGGCGGGCACTCCTACGGCGGCCGGATGACCTCGATGGTGGCCGCCGAACACACGGCCGGCCTGGACGTGCTGACGCTGTTCTCCTATCCCCTGCACCCGCCGGGCAAGCCCGAGCGCGCCCGCACCGAGCACCTGCCCGCCATCACCGCGCCGACGGTGTTCACCCACGGCACCGCCGACCCGTTCGGCTCGATCGACGAGCTGCGTGCCGCGGCCGCGCTGGTCGGGGCGCCCACCGAGGTCGTGGAGATCACCGGTGCGCGGCACGACCTGGGCTCGAAGATGCTCGACGTGCCCGCGCTGGCCGTCGACGCGGCGCTGCGGTTGCTCGCGGGATAA
- a CDS encoding flavin-containing monooxygenase: MTSGETSKRTSQPYDAVIVGAGFGGIGAAIQLKRLGYENFVILDREDGLGGTWHVNRYPGLAVDVPTTTYSYFFEPNPNWSRLFSTGSEIKQYADDVADKYDVRRHMRFNTTVESARWDDEAKMWRVALAGGDTLTTRYLITATGFLSQPHTPDIPGITEFAGKIIHTTDWDDTYDLTGKRVAIIGTGATAVQLIPELAKRVADLTVYQRTPIWVVPKIDFHFSERAKRLFARFPLTQRAIRAITDALYEFFIYVGLHHRQTLFRRLNIAASDLAKIHRFLSIRDPELRKQLTPDYDFGCKRPTFSNSYYRVFTKPNVHLQSSGIARIEPDGIVANDGTKTEIDTLVLATGFDLWEANFPAIEVIGREGRNLGKWWRETRFQAYQGITVPYFPNFLSLASPYAFLGLNFFNTMEYQMRHMDRLFTEVKRRGATTFEVTEEANSRYLDRMTELIGDSVFAVGNCASSRSYYFNPSGEATLLRPMSTRAAIKEASQYPLSDYRIA, encoded by the coding sequence ATGACTTCGGGTGAGACTTCGAAGCGGACTTCGCAACCGTACGACGCCGTCATCGTGGGTGCCGGCTTCGGCGGGATCGGCGCCGCCATCCAGCTCAAGCGGCTCGGCTACGAGAACTTCGTCATCCTCGACCGCGAGGACGGCCTGGGCGGCACCTGGCACGTCAACCGCTACCCCGGCCTGGCCGTCGACGTTCCCACCACCACCTACTCGTACTTCTTCGAGCCGAACCCGAACTGGTCGCGGCTGTTCTCCACCGGCAGTGAGATCAAGCAGTACGCCGACGACGTCGCCGACAAGTACGACGTGCGCAGGCACATGCGGTTCAACACCACCGTGGAGAGCGCCCGCTGGGACGACGAGGCGAAGATGTGGCGGGTCGCGCTGGCCGGCGGCGACACGCTCACCACGCGCTACCTGATCACCGCGACCGGGTTCCTGTCGCAGCCGCACACCCCCGACATCCCGGGCATCACGGAGTTCGCGGGCAAGATCATCCACACCACCGACTGGGACGACACCTACGACCTGACCGGTAAGCGGGTGGCGATCATCGGTACCGGCGCCACCGCCGTGCAGCTGATCCCCGAACTGGCCAAGCGGGTCGCCGACCTGACCGTCTACCAGCGCACCCCGATCTGGGTGGTGCCCAAGATCGACTTCCACTTCTCCGAGCGGGCCAAGCGGCTGTTCGCGCGGTTTCCGTTGACGCAGCGCGCGATCCGCGCGATCACCGACGCGCTCTACGAGTTCTTCATCTACGTGGGCCTGCACCACCGCCAGACGCTGTTCCGGCGGCTGAACATCGCGGCGTCCGACCTGGCGAAGATCCACCGGTTCCTCTCGATCCGCGACCCCGAGCTGCGCAAGCAGCTCACCCCCGACTACGACTTCGGCTGCAAACGCCCGACCTTCTCCAACAGCTACTACAGGGTGTTCACCAAACCGAATGTGCACCTGCAGAGTTCGGGGATCGCGCGGATCGAGCCGGACGGCATCGTGGCCAACGACGGCACCAAGACCGAGATCGACACCCTGGTGCTGGCCACCGGCTTCGACCTGTGGGAGGCCAACTTCCCGGCCATCGAGGTCATCGGCCGCGAGGGCCGCAACCTCGGAAAGTGGTGGCGGGAAACCAGGTTCCAGGCCTACCAGGGCATCACGGTGCCGTATTTCCCGAACTTCCTGAGCCTGGCCAGCCCGTACGCGTTCCTCGGGTTGAACTTCTTCAACACGATGGAATACCAGATGCGGCACATGGATCGGCTGTTCACCGAGGTGAAGCGCCGCGGCGCAACGACGTTCGAGGTCACCGAGGAGGCCAACAGCCGCTACCTGGACCGGATGACCGAGTTGATCGGCGACTCGGTGTTCGCCGTCGGCAACTGCGCGTCGTCGCGCTCCTACTACTTCAACCCCAGTGGCGAGGCGACACTGCTGCGGCCGATGTCGACCCGCGCCGCCATCAAGGAAGCGTCTCAGTATCCTCTGAGCGACTACCGAATCGCGTGA
- a CDS encoding uracil-xanthine permease family protein encodes MIELTWKRVDAKPDDDFVVAPDERLSWGRTIGLGAQHVVAMFGATFLVPVLTGFPPATTLLFSGVGTILFLLITGNRLPSYLGSSFAVIAPVTAAVASQGTGSALGGLVAVGLALIAIGAVVHFAGTHWIDVTLPPVVTGAVVALIGFNLAPAAKGNFEKGPVVATVTLVLLVATLAFFRGLVGRLAIFVAVVVGYLLALALGEVDTSAIAAAPWVGLPEFHTPTFSLAVLPMFLPAVIALVAENIGHVKSVGQMTGADMDPVMGRALAADGVATTLAGFGGGSATTTYAENIGVMAATRVYSTAAYWVAAVVAILLSLCPKVGAVISAIPAGVLGGATVVLYGLVGVLGIRIWLTNRVDFSKPINQMTAAIPLIIGIADFTWNAGSLTFTGIALGSIAALVVYHGMRLLGFRSASEPARGPFDSVDPEPEPR; translated from the coding sequence GTGATCGAGCTGACCTGGAAGCGCGTCGACGCGAAACCGGACGACGATTTCGTCGTCGCACCCGATGAACGACTCAGCTGGGGCCGCACCATCGGCCTGGGCGCCCAGCATGTGGTCGCGATGTTCGGGGCCACGTTCCTGGTACCGGTGCTGACCGGTTTCCCACCCGCGACGACGCTGCTGTTCTCCGGCGTCGGCACGATCCTGTTCCTGCTGATCACCGGTAACCGGCTGCCGAGCTATCTGGGCTCGAGCTTCGCGGTGATCGCACCGGTGACCGCGGCGGTGGCGTCGCAGGGCACCGGCAGCGCCCTCGGCGGCCTGGTGGCCGTGGGGCTGGCGCTGATCGCGATCGGCGCGGTGGTGCACTTCGCGGGCACCCACTGGATCGACGTGACGCTGCCGCCGGTGGTGACCGGCGCCGTCGTCGCGCTGATCGGGTTCAACCTGGCGCCGGCGGCGAAGGGGAACTTCGAGAAGGGCCCGGTGGTCGCGACGGTGACCCTGGTGCTGCTGGTGGCGACGCTGGCGTTCTTCCGCGGTCTGGTCGGCCGGCTGGCGATCTTCGTGGCGGTGGTGGTCGGCTATCTGCTGGCGCTGGCGCTCGGCGAGGTCGACACGTCGGCGATCGCGGCCGCGCCGTGGGTGGGGCTGCCGGAGTTCCACACGCCGACGTTCTCGCTGGCGGTGCTGCCGATGTTCCTGCCCGCGGTGATCGCGCTGGTCGCCGAGAACATCGGGCATGTGAAGTCGGTGGGCCAGATGACCGGCGCCGATATGGATCCGGTGATGGGCCGCGCGCTGGCGGCCGACGGCGTGGCCACGACGCTGGCCGGTTTCGGCGGCGGTTCGGCGACCACGACGTACGCCGAGAACATCGGCGTGATGGCCGCGACCCGGGTCTACTCGACCGCGGCGTACTGGGTGGCGGCCGTGGTCGCGATCCTGCTGTCGTTGTGCCCCAAGGTCGGCGCGGTGATCTCGGCGATCCCCGCCGGCGTGCTGGGCGGTGCGACCGTGGTGCTCTACGGCCTGGTCGGCGTGCTGGGCATCCGCATCTGGCTGACCAACCGGGTGGACTTCTCCAAGCCGATCAACCAGATGACCGCGGCCATCCCGCTGATCATCGGTATCGCCGATTTCACCTGGAACGCGGGCAGTCTGACGTTCACCGGCATCGCGCTGGGGTCGATCGCCGCGCTGGTGGTGTACCACGGGATGCGGCTGCTGGGGTTCCGTTCGGCGTCGGAGCCGGCTAGGGGGCCGTTCGATTCCGTTGATCCCGAGCCGGAACCCCGTTGA
- the thiC gene encoding phosphomethylpyrimidine synthase ThiC, whose amino-acid sequence MTAVSVNVTTGPIEGSTKIYRELDAVPGARVPFRRVNLSNGEHLDLYDTSGPYTDPTATIDLQAGLPPRPGVVRDRGTQQQRARAGEITAEMAFIAAREGVPAELVRDEVARGRAVIPANHNHPEAEPMIIGKAFAVKVNANIGNSAVTSSVAEEVDKMVWATRWGADTIMDLSTGRNIHETREWILRNSPVPVGTVPIYQALEKVNGDPTMLSWELYRDTVIEQCEQGVDYMTVHAGVLLRYVPLTAQRVTGIVSRGGSIMAAWCLAHHRESFLYTHFEELCEILQRYDVTFSLGDGLRPGSIADANDEAQFAELRTLGELTKIAKSHGVQVMIEGPGHVPMHKIVENVRLEEELCDEAPFYTLGPLATDIAPAYDHITSAIGAAIIAQAGTAMLCYVTPKEHLGLPDRKDVKDGVIAYKIAAHAADLAKGHPRAQERDDALSRARFEFRWNDQFALSLDPDTARAYHDETLPAEPAKTAHFCSMCGPKFCSMRISQDVREYAAMQEGMAEKSREFAEHGNRVYLPLA is encoded by the coding sequence ATGACCGCTGTGTCCGTGAATGTCACCACCGGCCCCATCGAGGGCAGTACGAAGATCTACCGCGAGCTCGACGCGGTGCCCGGCGCCCGAGTGCCGTTCCGCCGGGTGAACCTGTCCAACGGCGAACATCTCGATCTGTACGACACGTCGGGGCCGTACACCGATCCGACCGCCACCATCGACCTGCAGGCGGGACTTCCGCCACGGCCCGGCGTCGTCCGGGACCGCGGTACGCAGCAGCAGCGCGCCCGCGCCGGTGAGATCACCGCCGAGATGGCGTTCATCGCCGCCCGTGAGGGGGTGCCCGCCGAGCTGGTTCGCGACGAGGTGGCCCGCGGACGGGCCGTCATCCCGGCCAACCACAACCACCCCGAGGCCGAGCCGATGATCATCGGCAAGGCGTTCGCCGTGAAAGTCAATGCCAATATCGGTAATTCGGCGGTCACCAGCTCGGTCGCCGAGGAGGTCGACAAGATGGTGTGGGCCACCCGCTGGGGCGCCGACACCATCATGGACCTGTCCACCGGCCGCAACATCCACGAGACCCGCGAGTGGATACTGCGCAACTCCCCGGTCCCAGTCGGCACCGTGCCGATCTACCAGGCGCTGGAGAAGGTCAACGGCGACCCCACCATGCTCAGCTGGGAGCTGTACCGCGACACCGTGATCGAGCAGTGCGAGCAGGGCGTCGACTACATGACCGTGCACGCCGGCGTGTTGCTGCGCTACGTACCGCTGACCGCCCAGCGCGTCACCGGCATCGTCAGCCGCGGCGGCTCCATCATGGCCGCGTGGTGCCTGGCGCATCACCGGGAGTCGTTCCTGTACACGCATTTCGAGGAACTCTGCGAGATCCTGCAGCGCTACGACGTCACGTTCTCCCTGGGCGACGGGCTGCGTCCCGGCTCGATCGCCGACGCCAACGACGAAGCCCAGTTCGCCGAGCTGCGCACCCTCGGTGAGCTGACGAAGATCGCGAAATCCCATGGCGTGCAGGTGATGATCGAAGGCCCGGGCCACGTGCCGATGCACAAGATCGTCGAGAACGTACGTCTGGAGGAGGAGCTGTGCGACGAGGCCCCGTTCTACACACTGGGCCCGCTCGCCACCGACATCGCACCCGCCTACGACCACATCACGTCCGCGATCGGGGCGGCGATCATCGCGCAGGCCGGCACGGCGATGCTGTGCTACGTCACCCCCAAGGAACACCTCGGACTGCCGGACCGCAAGGACGTCAAGGACGGCGTGATCGCCTACAAGATCGCCGCGCACGCCGCCGACCTCGCCAAGGGCCATCCGCGCGCGCAGGAACGCGACGACGCGCTGTCGCGCGCCCGCTTCGAGTTCCGGTGGAACGACCAGTTCGCGCTGTCGCTGGACCCGGACACCGCGCGGGCGTACCACGACGAGACACTGCCCGCCGAGCCCGCCAAGACCGCGCACTTCTGCTCGATGTGCGGGCCGAAGTTCTGTTCAATGCGCATCAGCCAGGACGTGCGCGAGTACGCCGCGATGCAGGAGGGTATGGCCGAGAAGTCCCGGGAGTTCGCCGAACACGGCAACCGCGTCTATCTTCCCTTGGCATGA
- a CDS encoding TetR/AcrR family transcriptional regulator, producing the protein MSRTRPASGGTVRRRPKDRKEQIARASAEAFSALGYHGVSMEGIASRVGISAAALYRHYASKYDLFRGAVLNLGQQLVDCTAFVEDTEFDDPRDELRRLVAALVDTSMANRESGGLYRWEARYLRGDDQASLIAQMHTVNQRLQRPLRALRPELSSRQRWTLSISVLSVIGSIVDHRAKLPAVQVRSLLADLAETLMAAELPAIDETIDAAEPQQAAAAPAPAETSKYEALLNESMRLFNLKGFRDTSMEEIAAAVGMPASGIYRYFAGKSDILAAAFRRAADRLSEEMTAITSAHTDAEDALTALIDAYVARSFAQPELDYVYYTERLNMSPTDQKILRNMQRSIVEAWVELVVAVRPEWSPAQARFVVHAAMSLVIDLGRLTDYRNTPQNHEILRRLLDVTLLGRYRLRAPLTAR; encoded by the coding sequence ATGTCGCGCACCCGGCCGGCGAGCGGTGGCACGGTCCGTCGCCGGCCGAAGGACCGCAAGGAGCAGATCGCCCGCGCATCCGCCGAGGCGTTCAGCGCGCTGGGCTATCACGGCGTCAGCATGGAGGGCATCGCGTCGCGGGTCGGGATCTCCGCGGCCGCGCTGTACCGGCACTACGCCAGCAAGTACGACCTGTTCCGCGGTGCGGTGCTCAACCTCGGCCAGCAGCTCGTGGACTGCACCGCGTTCGTCGAGGACACCGAGTTCGACGATCCCCGCGATGAGTTGCGCCGCCTGGTGGCCGCGCTCGTCGACACCTCGATGGCCAACCGGGAGTCCGGCGGGCTGTACCGCTGGGAGGCCCGCTATCTGCGCGGGGACGATCAGGCGTCGCTGATCGCGCAGATGCACACCGTCAACCAGCGGCTGCAGCGGCCGTTGCGCGCGCTGCGCCCGGAACTGTCGTCGCGGCAGCGCTGGACACTGTCGATCTCGGTGCTGTCGGTCATCGGCAGCATCGTCGACCATCGCGCCAAACTGCCCGCAGTGCAGGTGCGCAGCCTGCTCGCCGATCTCGCCGAGACGCTGATGGCGGCGGAACTGCCCGCCATCGACGAGACCATCGACGCCGCCGAACCGCAGCAGGCTGCCGCCGCGCCCGCGCCCGCGGAGACCTCGAAATACGAAGCGCTGCTGAACGAGTCGATGCGGCTGTTCAACCTCAAGGGGTTCCGCGACACGAGCATGGAGGAGATCGCCGCCGCGGTCGGCATGCCCGCGTCGGGGATCTACCGCTACTTCGCGGGCAAGAGTGACATCCTGGCTGCCGCGTTCCGCCGGGCCGCCGACCGGCTCTCCGAGGAGATGACCGCGATCACCAGCGCGCACACCGACGCCGAGGACGCGCTGACCGCGCTGATCGACGCCTACGTGGCCCGGTCGTTCGCCCAGCCCGAACTCGACTACGTGTACTACACCGAGCGGCTGAACATGTCGCCCACCGACCAGAAGATCCTGCGCAACATGCAGCGGTCGATCGTCGAGGCGTGGGTGGAGTTGGTGGTCGCCGTGCGTCCCGAGTGGTCGCCCGCGCAGGCGCGGTTCGTCGTGCACGCCGCCATGTCACTGGTCATCGACCTGGGCCGGCTGACCGACTATCGCAATACGCCGCAGAACCATGAGATTCTGCGGCGTCTGCTGGATGTGACGTTGTTGGGCCGCTACCGGTTACGCGCCCCGTTGACGGCCAGGTAG
- a CDS encoding septum formation family protein has product MTTPPGPPPPPYGAQPPYQQPYGQQPYGQPGYPPPPPMPYSGEQPHYGPPPAKSRRPMYLALGALAVLAVLVVGGVVLYLTVGRGTVTATSIGVGDCLREIPGDTRVLTVRTVDCGENHAGEVFAVLEMPAGDFPGQAAIDAYAEQCSPALAAYSPQAMTDDSVQMYVLYPTEETWAQGDRAVTCIATLDPPRAGSLRG; this is encoded by the coding sequence GTGACCACGCCTCCTGGCCCGCCGCCGCCCCCGTACGGTGCGCAGCCGCCCTACCAGCAGCCCTACGGCCAGCAGCCCTATGGTCAGCCCGGCTACCCGCCGCCCCCGCCCATGCCGTACTCCGGCGAGCAGCCCCACTACGGGCCGCCGCCGGCCAAGTCCCGCAGGCCGATGTACCTGGCGCTGGGTGCGCTGGCGGTGCTGGCCGTCCTGGTCGTGGGCGGTGTCGTGCTGTACCTGACCGTCGGCAGGGGCACCGTGACCGCCACCAGCATCGGGGTGGGCGACTGCCTGCGCGAGATCCCCGGCGACACCCGGGTGCTGACGGTGCGCACCGTCGACTGCGGCGAGAACCACGCCGGCGAGGTGTTCGCGGTGCTGGAGATGCCCGCGGGTGATTTTCCGGGCCAGGCAGCGATCGACGCCTACGCCGAACAGTGCAGCCCGGCGCTGGCCGCCTATTCACCGCAGGCCATGACCGACGACTCGGTGCAGATGTACGTGCTCTACCCGACAGAGGAGACCTGGGCCCAGGGCGACCGGGCCGTGACCTGCATCGCGACGCTCGATCCGCCGCGGGCCGGGTCGCTGAGGGGCTGA